The stretch of DNA CTCCTTTTGGGAGTTCATCAGAACCGGTATGCTGCAGAGCGATTCCTGCTGTGCTGCCAGAGCAAATAAGCGTCCTGTTTTACCTAAGATCTGTAAATCCATATCATCCCACATCACGAGGACGTGGGATCCTGAAGACTCCCTCATGGCGATATTAATTTGTTCACCCGTGGTGAGATCCTCAGGCATAACAATACACTTAAGTTCAGGAATTGTTCTGGTCAGATTGTCAATATCAGTACCCGGGTTTTCGATGGAGAGTATTTCCTGGATCTGTATTTGAGACAGTTTTTGTATCTGTTCCTTTCTGAAAGGCCGCCCTCCTCTGCTGAGGAGAACCAGAGTAATTCCTTCAAATGAGTCTTTTTCACGCCCTCCTGCCGCTACAACAGTGTATCCTGGAAGTGGGTCAGAAGTTATAGCTGTAGTATTCATCACAACTGGTGCACACTCCTTTAAATTCCCCATTTATGTGTTCAGAAAAAACGTCATTGCCTCTGTTCCATATCTCCTCGAGAGATTCGTTAAAGCAGTTCAGCCTGTTCTTTGAGGGTTTGAGCTCTTCCCGGCAGAGGATGACTGAACCGTCCAGGAGGATAGTCATTTCCCTTTTCAGGTGCCAACAGGGAAACCGCCTAAGAGGGGACAAATCGGTTATTTTCTTTTCCGGAAGCTCTTTGGAAAAGTGATCATATTTCTGAATGATCACATGTTCCGTTTTTTGTTTCCAATAACGGTAGAAATCTTCCAGATCATCTTCATTTTCCTTCATTCTGACAGCCTGTACCCAGGTATGGTCAGGATTTTGTGAGAGAAGGGTCTCTATCATTGATAAAGCTTCTTTTTGGCCTTCCCCTCTGAGTTCCTGATACAAGTCACTGTCCAGGACATCCAATGAAATGATCCATTCAATTCTTTGGGACTGAATGATTTTCAGAAGTTCAGGATTATTCATATCTCCCCATCCAATTCCGGAACTTTCGATGACAAAATTCAATCTGGTTTTTTCCAGGAGCGACTGCAGGACCAGTTTTATATCTGAATGCAATGAAGGCTCACCCCAAAGGCTCAGAGAAACCCTGGCATCGGGTGTGAAGGACTCAATCTTTTCGGACAGAGCCAGGATCTTTTCCACAGACATTTCTCTATCATCATGTCTATGATCCGGATTCATCACCGGATAGGGACAGTAGGCACAACTCTGAGGGCATGCCGAGGAAATTTGAACCTGGTAATAATTGGGTGCCCTTCTGCAATGTTGTTCAAGAGATTCATGCTTTTCGATGAAGTCCCTGGACGTGTATATTCCGGCTTTGACAAAACTATTGAGCTGCAGAAAATTAATTTTATTGTCTGAGGAAAGACATATCCTCTTTAACCGTAAATCTACAGGGGATATTTCAGTTTCGATATCAAAGGAATTGATATCCTGCTGTACCCATGAAAACAGAGCTTCCCTGTCAATTTTATCTTTTTTCTCGGGAATGTTTCTGTTTAATTCAGTGAGGGTTCTGGAACAAATGATTTCCGGAGCCAGACCAAGGGGATAGCCGTCGGCAAACGTATAGTCAGCATAGTACTTCAAATGGTTGGAATACATTTTTTCAAACAGCGTGATATCCAGCAGGGGAGTATCGGAAAAATAGTAGAAACAGTGATCATACCCTTCTGAGTATTCGGCCATGGTTTTTAAAAGAAGATCCTGTCGGTCCACTTCCAGTGAGACAATCTCGGGATGATTATTTGAATCATAGAAGGATTGTCCCTGTTCATGATCGAGTGCTATGGGTATAATTTTTTCCACGTCCGGCAGGCTGAATGTAAAATCCAGAACCATTTGAGATATGGTTCCATGCCCCGGAAGAGGTTTTTGTGAGTAGGAATTGCTTTTGATCAAATTCAGAAAGACTATATTTCTCATGTTATCAATATCGTCAATAAGATTATTTCATCTGAGGGAAAGATACAATCCCGGGAGAAATTATGAAAATATATGAATGGACTCTTTTTGTATTTGTCAGTTTCTTTACTTTTATTTCCTGTTCTACCCACTCCCTGGTCAGAGTCAGGTCCTTGGAAAAATTTCTAAAATCCCATGATTTAGAGTATACAGTAGATTCGGAAGGTGATTTCAGAATACTTTCGGCTGGAGAAAAGCAGCCGCGGGATGTCTGGATCAGAGGAGATATCAATTATTCAGGTTCCATCGGGATACGTGAAATTTTCACATTTTCATCTCTTCTGGGCCCCCTGGAGCTCAGTCGGGTCAGCAGGGTTCTGCTTCTGGATAATTTACAAACCAGAGTCATGGGCAGCTGGTCATTGTTGAAGGATCATGAGCGAGATCAATATCTGATTCTCTATACCGTTAAAGCTCCGCTTAATGCAAAAGAAGACTACATTCTTCAGGCCATTAAAGAGTCTTCTGAAGCAGCCATGATACTGGAAAGAGTTCTGTCTCCAGGTTTATAATT from Oceanispirochaeta sp. encodes:
- a CDS encoding spiro-SPASM protein, yielding MRNIVFLNLIKSNSYSQKPLPGHGTISQMVLDFTFSLPDVEKIIPIALDHEQGQSFYDSNNHPEIVSLEVDRQDLLLKTMAEYSEGYDHCFYYFSDTPLLDITLFEKMYSNHLKYYADYTFADGYPLGLAPEIICSRTLTELNRNIPEKKDKIDREALFSWVQQDINSFDIETEISPVDLRLKRICLSSDNKINFLQLNSFVKAGIYTSRDFIEKHESLEQHCRRAPNYYQVQISSACPQSCAYCPYPVMNPDHRHDDREMSVEKILALSEKIESFTPDARVSLSLWGEPSLHSDIKLVLQSLLEKTRLNFVIESSGIGWGDMNNPELLKIIQSQRIEWIISLDVLDSDLYQELRGEGQKEALSMIETLLSQNPDHTWVQAVRMKENEDDLEDFYRYWKQKTEHVIIQKYDHFSKELPEKKITDLSPLRRFPCWHLKREMTILLDGSVILCREELKPSKNRLNCFNESLEEIWNRGNDVFSEHINGEFKGVCTSCDEYYSYNF